A portion of the Sphingobacterium spiritivorum genome contains these proteins:
- the nuoL gene encoding NADH-quinone oxidoreductase subunit L — MIELIWLIPLLPLIGFLINGIGQHILPKSLIGVIGSGVVLASFLISCGIFSTVYEARVAGDAAVFTQEIFNWIKVGNLSISLSFLVDPLSSIMLLIVTGIGFLIHVYSIGYMHKDKGFGKFFAYLNLFIFFMLLLVLGSNYLVMFIGWEGVGLCSYLLIGFWYTNDSYASAAKKAFVMNRIGDLGFLLAVFFIFYAFGSLEFASVFPKAKELAMGDTSLLVITILLFIAATGKSAQIPLFTWLPDAMAGPTPVSALIHAATMVTAGIYMIARSNIMFTLSPVTMQIIAIIGVATALLAAFIALTQNDIKKVLAYSTVSQLGYMFLGLGVGAFTGAFFHVLTHAFFKALLFLGAGSVIHAMSDEQDMRKMGGLRKKLPVTYFTMLIGTIAIAGIPPLSGFFSKDEILAFAFAENKLLWTIGFIAALCTAFYMFRLLYLTFFGTFRGTEEQKHHLHESPISMTLPLIVLAILAAVGGLMNIPEALGGGHKLANFLAPVFADSQSIKGTFHIDHQTEYILMAVSALAAIIMAVVAYGRYVKRGYVPKSDALEDSGLHKLSYNKLYVDELYDSVIVKPLNAFSRFLYKVIDRSGIDGIVNGIGNLFVSSGKGIRQLQNGHVGFYIFMMVVAVVVLFVYGILSV, encoded by the coding sequence ATGATTGAATTAATTTGGTTGATCCCTCTATTACCGTTAATTGGTTTTTTAATCAATGGAATCGGTCAGCATATCCTTCCCAAGTCCCTTATCGGAGTTATTGGAAGCGGAGTGGTGCTGGCATCTTTCCTGATCAGTTGCGGAATATTCTCGACCGTATATGAGGCCAGAGTTGCCGGAGACGCAGCCGTATTTACACAAGAAATCTTCAATTGGATTAAAGTTGGCAACTTAAGTATTTCCCTTTCTTTTCTGGTGGATCCGCTGAGTTCTATTATGTTGTTGATCGTTACGGGAATAGGTTTTCTGATACATGTATATTCTATCGGATATATGCACAAGGATAAGGGCTTTGGTAAGTTTTTCGCTTATCTCAATCTGTTTATCTTCTTTATGTTGCTATTGGTTTTAGGCTCGAACTATTTGGTCATGTTTATTGGCTGGGAAGGTGTAGGTCTATGTTCCTATTTACTTATCGGATTCTGGTATACGAATGATTCCTATGCTTCAGCTGCAAAAAAGGCTTTCGTGATGAACCGGATAGGAGATCTTGGCTTTCTGTTAGCTGTTTTCTTTATCTTTTATGCCTTCGGATCATTAGAGTTCGCTTCAGTATTTCCAAAAGCAAAAGAACTGGCGATGGGTGATACTTCATTACTTGTCATCACGATCTTATTATTTATAGCTGCCACCGGTAAGTCTGCGCAAATCCCTTTGTTTACCTGGTTGCCGGATGCCATGGCAGGACCAACTCCTGTATCAGCGCTTATCCATGCCGCAACGATGGTTACTGCGGGTATTTATATGATAGCAAGGTCTAACATTATGTTTACACTTTCACCAGTGACAATGCAGATTATAGCTATCATTGGTGTGGCAACTGCTTTATTGGCCGCGTTTATTGCACTTACTCAGAATGATATCAAGAAAGTACTGGCTTATTCGACAGTTTCCCAGCTGGGTTATATGTTCTTAGGTCTGGGAGTAGGTGCTTTTACAGGTGCTTTCTTCCATGTTTTGACCCACGCATTTTTCAAAGCACTATTGTTTCTCGGAGCAGGATCTGTTATTCATGCTATGAGTGATGAGCAGGATATGCGCAAAATGGGAGGTCTTCGGAAGAAGTTACCTGTAACTTATTTTACTATGCTTATCGGTACGATTGCAATAGCAGGTATCCCTCCATTATCAGGATTTTTCTCGAAGGATGAGATATTAGCCTTTGCTTTTGCGGAGAATAAACTATTGTGGACAATAGGATTTATTGCAGCTCTATGTACGGCTTTTTATATGTTCAGACTGTTGTATCTTACCTTCTTTGGTACATTCAGAGGAACAGAAGAACAAAAGCATCACCTTCATGAGTCACCGATATCCATGACGCTACCTTTAATTGTATTGGCAATTCTGGCAGCAGTAGGCGGATTGATGAATATTCCTGAAGCCTTGGGCGGAGGGCATAAACTTGCTAATTTTCTGGCTCCGGTATTTGCGGACAGTCAATCTATCAAAGGAACTTTCCATATTGACCATCAGACCGAATATATTTTAATGGCTGTATCTGCTTTGGCAGCGATAATTATGGCGGTAGTGGCATACGGACGATATGTAAAACGAGGATATGTGCCAAAATCTGACGCTTTGGAAGATAGCGGCCTGCATAAACTATCTTATAATAAGCTGTATGTAGATGAACTTTACGATAGTGTTATTGTAAAGCCCCTTAATGCATTTTCAAGATTCTTATATAAAGTAATAGATCGTTCGGGTATAGATGGTATCGTCAATGGTATCGGTAACCTGTTTGTCTCCTCAGGAAAAGGAATCCGTCAACTGCAGAATGGCCACGTTGGATTCTATATCTTCATGATGGTTGTCGCTGTGGTTGTATTGTTTGTGTATGGAATTTTAAGCGTTTAA
- the nuoK gene encoding NADH-quinone oxidoreductase subunit NuoK, whose translation MDNIVQHIQGVPLNHYLIFCSIIFAIGVIGVLIRRNVIIIMMSIELMLNAVNLLLAAFSSHHGDPSGQVFVFFIMALAAAEVAVGLAIIIMVYRNTKSVDIESLSRLRW comes from the coding sequence ATGGATAATATTGTTCAACACATACAAGGGGTACCATTAAATCATTACCTGATTTTTTGCAGTATCATTTTTGCAATCGGCGTGATTGGTGTTTTGATCAGACGTAATGTCATCATTATTATGATGTCGATCGAGCTGATGCTGAATGCTGTCAATCTGTTGCTGGCCGCATTTTCTTCTCATCATGGAGATCCTAGCGGACAAGTATTTGTATTTTTTATTATGGCACTGGCTGCGGCAGAAGTTGCTGTCGGTCTTGCTATTATTATTATGGTATATCGAAATACCAAATCAGTTGATATTGAATCGTTAAGTCGATTGCGTTGGTAA
- a CDS encoding NADH-quinone oxidoreductase subunit J produces MTIFYFVAFLSIFFALMTIFTKNPVHSVLYLVITFFTFTVHYILLNAQFLAVVNFIVYMGAIMVLFLFVLMLLNLNKESEPMRSGVVKIMGAVAGMCLLVVVLGSLRIIEIDNGDVVAQPSIGLVKELGVVLFDKFLLPFEISSILLLTAMVGAVLLAKKDTKKVNG; encoded by the coding sequence ATGACGATATTTTATTTTGTAGCTTTTTTGTCTATTTTCTTTGCGTTAATGACCATTTTCACAAAGAATCCTGTACATAGTGTTCTGTATTTGGTTATCACATTTTTCACCTTTACAGTACATTATATTCTGTTGAATGCCCAGTTTTTGGCTGTAGTCAATTTCATTGTTTATATGGGGGCGATCATGGTGCTCTTTCTCTTTGTCCTGATGCTCCTCAATCTCAATAAGGAATCCGAACCCATGCGATCGGGCGTTGTTAAGATTATGGGCGCAGTAGCCGGAATGTGTTTACTGGTGGTAGTTCTTGGATCTTTACGGATCATTGAAATTGACAATGGTGATGTAGTCGCTCAACCATCTATCGGACTGGTCAAAGAATTAGGAGTGGTTCTGTTTGATAAATTTTTACTGCCATTTGAAATTTCTTCTATTTTATTGCTAACAGCGATGGTAGGAGCAGTTTTACTGGCTAAAAAAGATACTAAGAAAGTAAATGGATAA
- a CDS encoding NuoI/complex I 23 kDa subunit family protein, whose product MQSLSNRKKVLEQKPMNIWERMYLPAIAKGLAITLRHFFKKIPTVKYPEQIRPYSKNFRGQHSLKRDEQGRERCTACGLCALSCPAEAITMTAAEREKGEENLYREEKYAAVYEINMLRCIFCGLCEEACPKEAIYLDGPHVTASYLRKDFIYGKDKLVEPKFDITQLQQKSIT is encoded by the coding sequence ATGCAATCATTATCAAATAGAAAGAAAGTACTGGAACAAAAGCCCATGAATATCTGGGAGCGCATGTATTTGCCTGCCATTGCCAAGGGACTTGCGATTACTTTACGACATTTTTTTAAGAAAATTCCAACGGTTAAGTATCCGGAGCAAATCCGGCCTTATTCTAAGAACTTTAGAGGACAGCACTCGTTGAAGCGTGATGAGCAGGGAAGAGAGCGTTGTACAGCATGCGGACTTTGTGCACTGTCTTGTCCTGCAGAAGCGATTACTATGACTGCTGCGGAGCGTGAAAAGGGTGAAGAAAACCTGTATCGGGAAGAAAAATATGCGGCAGTATATGAGATTAATATGTTGCGCTGTATCTTTTGCGGATTGTGTGAAGAGGCCTGCCCTAAAGAGGCCATCTATCTGGATGGTCCTCACGTAACAGCTTCCTACCTCCGCAAGGATTTTATTTATGGAAAAGATAAATTGGTAGAACCTAAGTTTGATATAACTCAGCTTCAGCAAAAAAGTATAACCTAA
- the nuoH gene encoding NADH-quinone oxidoreductase subunit NuoH has protein sequence METAFIIEKSVLVVIIFVVTLVIAMYSTLAERKIAGFMQDRYGPDRAGIFGLLQPLCDGGKFFFKEEIIPAGAHKVLFILGPTIAIITACISSAIIPWGQTLTIGERTISLQVADINVGVLYVFGVVALGVYGIMLGGWASNNKFSLMGAIRAASQSISYEIAMGLSLIALLMVTETLSIGTIVAQQTGFVNWNIWVQPLGFLLFMVCAFAECNRVPFDLPECETELVGGYHTEYSSMKLGLYMFSEYINMFVSSALMAALYFGGYNFPFMNDLGLSQNWITIIGVIVFFLKIFGFIFFFMWIRWTLPRFRYDQLMKLGWKILIPLAIANIVLTGIITVVKDTYF, from the coding sequence ATGGAAACAGCTTTCATTATAGAGAAATCCGTTTTAGTCGTTATTATTTTCGTAGTGACGCTCGTCATTGCGATGTATTCTACGCTGGCAGAGCGGAAGATTGCGGGGTTTATGCAGGATAGGTACGGCCCGGATCGTGCGGGAATATTCGGACTGTTGCAGCCCCTGTGTGATGGCGGGAAGTTTTTTTTCAAAGAAGAAATAATACCGGCAGGTGCACACAAGGTGCTTTTTATCCTGGGACCTACTATTGCAATTATTACAGCTTGTATAAGTTCTGCTATTATTCCCTGGGGACAGACGCTTACAATAGGAGAACGTACTATTTCTCTTCAGGTAGCGGATATCAACGTTGGTGTTCTTTATGTTTTCGGAGTAGTTGCCTTGGGTGTCTACGGAATTATGCTGGGAGGATGGGCATCAAATAATAAATTTTCCCTGATGGGAGCTATACGTGCAGCATCGCAGAGTATCAGCTATGAGATCGCTATGGGATTATCCCTGATTGCTTTACTGATGGTAACAGAAACGCTGTCTATTGGTACTATTGTGGCACAGCAAACAGGTTTTGTAAATTGGAATATCTGGGTACAACCTCTGGGATTCTTACTGTTTATGGTTTGTGCTTTTGCAGAATGTAATCGTGTGCCGTTTGATTTACCGGAGTGTGAAACAGAACTTGTGGGTGGATATCATACAGAATACTCCTCTATGAAACTTGGGTTGTATATGTTCTCGGAGTATATCAATATGTTCGTGTCGTCTGCATTGATGGCGGCTCTGTATTTCGGAGGATATAACTTTCCATTTATGAATGATCTGGGATTATCACAAAACTGGATTACCATTATTGGAGTTATCGTGTTTTTTCTTAAAATATTTGGTTTTATCTTTTTCTTCATGTGGATTCGCTGGACACTGCCGCGTTTCCGGTATGATCAATTGATGAAACTGGGCTGGAAAATTTTGATTCCGTTAGCAATTGCCAATATTGTGCTGACTGGTATTATTACGGTAGTAAAGGACACCTATTTTTAG
- a CDS encoding 2Fe-2S iron-sulfur cluster-binding protein codes for MAEDVKFKVSIDGIPVEVAPGTTILNAARQIGGDIVPPAMCYYSKLEGSGGKCRTCLVKVSKGSEKDPRPMPKLVASCRTTVMDGMEVLNITSPEVVEARKGVVEMLLINHPLDCPVCDQAGECKLQDLGYEHGSEGTRYEFDRRTFERIDIGDKIQLHMNRCILCYRCVFTADQITNNRVHGILNRGDHAEISTYIAKAVDNDFSGNVIDVCPVGALTDKTFRFKNRVWFTKPVDAHRDCPTCSGKVTLWNRGTEVLRVTARKDEFGEVEEFICNTCRFDKKHTDDWTLEEPTPVDKDSVIGANHYPEFNPPPVIKPDLELQEANEEQLARTEKLK; via the coding sequence ATGGCAGAAGACGTTAAATTCAAGGTTAGCATAGATGGAATTCCTGTAGAAGTAGCTCCGGGAACAACTATTTTGAATGCTGCCCGTCAGATAGGAGGCGATATTGTTCCTCCGGCAATGTGCTATTATTCCAAGTTAGAAGGAAGTGGTGGTAAATGTCGCACCTGTTTGGTAAAAGTAAGTAAAGGATCCGAGAAGGATCCCCGTCCGATGCCTAAGCTGGTCGCTTCCTGCCGTACAACGGTTATGGATGGAATGGAAGTGCTGAATATCACTTCTCCTGAAGTAGTGGAAGCAAGAAAAGGTGTGGTCGAGATGTTGTTGATTAACCATCCTTTAGACTGTCCTGTATGTGATCAGGCCGGAGAATGTAAACTTCAGGATCTTGGCTATGAGCATGGCAGCGAAGGAACCCGTTATGAGTTTGATCGCCGGACTTTTGAGCGTATCGATATCGGGGATAAGATCCAATTGCACATGAATCGCTGTATTTTGTGCTACAGATGTGTATTTACAGCAGATCAGATTACGAATAATCGTGTACATGGTATTCTTAACAGAGGAGATCATGCCGAAATTTCAACCTATATTGCTAAAGCTGTAGACAATGACTTTTCTGGAAATGTGATAGATGTATGCCCAGTAGGAGCATTGACAGATAAAACATTTCGTTTTAAAAACCGCGTGTGGTTTACAAAGCCTGTAGATGCGCATCGGGACTGTCCGACCTGTTCGGGTAAAGTAACATTGTGGAACAGAGGTACGGAAGTACTGCGTGTAACGGCACGTAAAGATGAGTTTGGTGAAGTGGAAGAATTTATCTGTAACACCTGTCGTTTTGATAAGAAACATACAGATGACTGGACACTGGAAGAACCAACGCCGGTAGATAAGGATTCTGTAATCGGTGCAAATCATTACCCCGAGTTTAATCCACCTCCGGTTATTAAGCCTGATCTGGAATTGCAGGAGGCGAATGAAGAACAATTAGCAAGAACTGAAAAACTAAAATAG
- the nuoF gene encoding NADH-quinone oxidoreductase subunit NuoF codes for MARKLLLTHINVPGIHTFEVYRQQGGYRAVEKALKSMSPDDVVEEVKKSGLRGRGGAGFPTGMKWSFLAKPEGVPRYLVCNGDESEPGTFKDRFLMTHIPHALVEGMIVSSYALGANTSYIYVRGEMMPQIRILEKAIAEAKNAGFLGKNILGTGYDLEIYVQPGGGAYICGEETALLESLEGKRGNPRIKPPFPAVAGLYGCPTVVNNVESIAATVPIINDGGEEYAKIGIDRSTGTKLISAGGNVAKPGVYEIELGLPVEEFIYSDEYCGGIANGKRLKAVVAGGSSVPILPANLITKTINGESRLMSYESLADGGFATGTMLGSGGFIAFDEDQCIVRNTWNFTRFYHHESCGQCSPCREGTGWMEKILHKIEIGQGSMADIDLLWDVQRKIEGNTICPLGDAAAWPVAAAIRHFRDEFEWHITSASEATSRNYGLAHYADPLAPVV; via the coding sequence ATGGCTCGTAAGTTATTACTCACACATATAAATGTTCCCGGTATCCATACATTCGAAGTGTACCGGCAGCAGGGCGGATATCGTGCTGTTGAAAAGGCATTGAAATCGATGTCTCCGGATGATGTAGTAGAAGAGGTGAAAAAATCAGGACTTCGTGGTCGTGGCGGAGCAGGTTTCCCTACGGGTATGAAATGGAGTTTTCTGGCAAAGCCTGAAGGCGTACCACGCTATCTGGTATGCAATGGTGACGAATCAGAACCAGGAACGTTTAAAGATCGTTTCCTGATGACGCATATACCTCACGCACTTGTTGAAGGTATGATCGTTTCCAGCTATGCTTTAGGAGCAAATACTTCTTACATCTATGTCAGAGGAGAGATGATGCCGCAAATCCGTATTCTGGAAAAAGCCATAGCAGAAGCAAAAAATGCAGGATTCTTAGGGAAGAATATTTTGGGGACCGGATATGACCTGGAGATTTATGTACAGCCAGGAGGTGGTGCTTATATCTGTGGAGAAGAAACGGCTCTACTGGAATCTCTTGAAGGTAAAAGAGGGAATCCGCGAATTAAACCTCCGTTTCCGGCAGTAGCTGGTTTATATGGATGTCCTACAGTTGTTAATAATGTAGAATCTATAGCAGCGACTGTTCCTATCATTAATGATGGCGGAGAGGAGTATGCGAAAATTGGAATAGACCGTAGTACAGGAACAAAACTGATCTCAGCCGGAGGTAATGTAGCCAAGCCGGGAGTATATGAGATCGAATTGGGATTGCCGGTAGAGGAATTTATTTATTCTGATGAATATTGTGGCGGTATCGCCAATGGTAAACGATTGAAAGCCGTCGTGGCAGGAGGTTCTTCTGTTCCGATTTTACCGGCCAATCTAATTACTAAAACTATTAATGGAGAAAGCCGGCTGATGAGCTATGAATCATTAGCTGATGGTGGTTTTGCAACAGGTACGATGTTGGGGTCGGGAGGTTTTATTGCTTTTGACGAAGATCAATGTATTGTACGTAATACCTGGAACTTTACCCGTTTTTATCATCACGAAAGTTGTGGACAGTGTTCGCCATGCCGTGAAGGAACGGGCTGGATGGAAAAGATACTTCATAAAATAGAAATAGGTCAGGGATCTATGGCAGATATTGATCTGCTGTGGGATGTACAGCGGAAGATTGAAGGAAATACAATATGTCCGTTAGGAGATGCCGCTGCGTGGCCGGTTGCAGCTGCGATCAGACATTTCAGAGATGAATTTGAGTGGCATATTACCAGCGCCAGTGAGGCGACAAGCCGAAATTATGGCCTGGCACATTATGCAGATCCGTTAGCACCGGTTGTTTAA
- the nuoE gene encoding complex I 24 kDa subunit family protein — protein MLSVKESQPVEFSAELLQKFGEVVSRYPEGKQKSALLPVLHLVQAEFGWLSVDAMDKVAHYLDIQPIEVYEVATFYTMYFLEPKGKYVLEVCRTGPCCLVGAEKIMDHIENRLGVKEGEVTPDGLFSWRGVECVAACGFGPVLQIGPEYTFYENLTEESVDKLINELKEKH, from the coding sequence ATGCTTAGTGTTAAAGAAAGTCAGCCCGTAGAATTTTCTGCTGAACTTTTGCAAAAGTTCGGAGAAGTTGTATCCCGTTATCCGGAAGGGAAACAGAAATCTGCATTATTGCCTGTTTTACATTTGGTCCAGGCTGAATTTGGCTGGCTGAGTGTAGACGCAATGGATAAGGTTGCACATTATCTGGATATACAGCCTATTGAAGTATATGAAGTGGCCACGTTCTATACTATGTATTTTCTGGAGCCTAAAGGAAAATATGTTCTTGAAGTATGTCGCACAGGACCTTGTTGTCTTGTGGGAGCAGAAAAAATCATGGATCATATTGAAAACCGCTTAGGTGTAAAGGAAGGAGAGGTCACTCCTGACGGACTTTTTTCATGGCGTGGAGTAGAATGTGTTGCCGCCTGCGGATTTGGTCCTGTGTTACAGATTGGCCCGGAGTATACATTCTATGAGAATCTGACTGAGGAAAGTGTGGATAAGCTCATAAACGAATTGAAAGAAAAACATTAA
- a CDS encoding NADH-quinone oxidoreductase subunit D: protein MSDFITKITPNSPVYSDNDPQDELITLNIGPTHPATHGVFQNVVQIDGERIVSGVSTIGYIHRAFEKIAEHRPFYQITPLTDRLNYCSSPINNMGWHMTVEKLLNIEIPKRVQYMRVIVMELARIADHIICNGILGVDTGAFSGFLYVMQEREFIYEIFEEICGARLTTNIGRIGGFERDFNDVAFLKIREFLERFPPVLTEFEEMFVRNRIFIERTSGVAAVTPEQALSYSWSGPILRATGIDYDVRAQEPYCSYEEFDFEVPVGTTGDVYDRFMVRNAEMRQSMRIIEQALEKIAKEPADVFHADVPEFYLPPKEQVYTNMEALIYHFKIVMGEWETPKAEVYHAVEGANGELGFYLIHDGGRTPYRLHFRRPSFVNYQMFAPMSSGMLISDAIINMSSLNVIAGELDA, encoded by the coding sequence ATGAGCGATTTTATAACCAAGATAACCCCCAATAGCCCCGTTTATTCCGATAACGATCCGCAAGATGAACTGATAACACTAAATATAGGCCCTACTCACCCGGCAACACACGGTGTGTTCCAGAATGTAGTGCAGATTGATGGTGAACGTATCGTTAGCGGTGTCTCTACTATTGGTTATATACACAGAGCTTTTGAAAAAATTGCAGAGCATCGTCCATTCTATCAGATTACACCTCTCACTGATCGGTTGAATTATTGTTCATCACCTATTAATAATATGGGGTGGCATATGACAGTGGAAAAACTGTTGAATATAGAGATTCCTAAGCGTGTGCAGTATATGCGTGTCATCGTTATGGAACTGGCTCGGATTGCAGATCATATTATATGTAACGGTATCCTCGGTGTTGATACAGGAGCTTTTTCCGGCTTTTTGTATGTCATGCAGGAACGTGAATTTATATATGAGATCTTCGAGGAGATCTGTGGAGCCAGACTGACTACCAATATAGGGCGTATCGGTGGTTTTGAAAGAGATTTTAATGATGTCGCCTTTTTAAAGATAAGAGAATTTTTAGAGCGCTTTCCTCCTGTTCTGACAGAGTTTGAGGAAATGTTTGTTCGCAACAGAATATTTATAGAGCGTACTTCAGGAGTGGCAGCTGTCACACCGGAGCAGGCTTTGAGTTATAGTTGGTCGGGTCCGATTCTGCGGGCTACAGGTATCGATTATGATGTGCGTGCACAAGAACCGTATTGCTCTTATGAAGAATTTGATTTTGAAGTGCCAGTAGGTACTACTGGTGATGTATACGACCGTTTTATGGTGCGTAATGCCGAAATGAGGCAATCTATGCGTATCATCGAACAGGCTTTGGAGAAAATAGCAAAAGAACCTGCAGATGTGTTCCATGCCGATGTTCCGGAGTTCTATCTTCCTCCAAAAGAACAGGTATATACGAATATGGAAGCTTTGATCTATCACTTTAAGATCGTGATGGGCGAATGGGAAACTCCAAAAGCGGAAGTTTACCACGCAGTAGAAGGCGCCAACGGTGAATTAGGGTTTTACCTGATTCATGATGGAGGACGTACACCCTATCGTTTGCATTTCAGAAGACCTTCGTTTGTAAATTATCAGATGTTTGCTCCAATGAGTAGCGGGATGTTAATTTCGGACGCCATTATTAATATGAGTAGTTTAAATGTAATTGCAGGAGAGTTAGATGCTTAG
- a CDS encoding NADH-quinone oxidoreductase subunit C — protein MDKLTNIQLWERLQEHFGTKVKNASESYGLLTIQTSKTDIIDVLAFIKDDTILQFIYLTDITAVHYPNQEEAFAVVYHVHSLVHNVRIRIKVFIDGQHPAIPSATVLWNGANWMERETYDFFGIHFEGHPDLRRILNVDEMTVFPMRKEYPLEDPNRVDKKDFYFGR, from the coding sequence ATGGATAAACTTACTAATATACAACTGTGGGAGCGTCTGCAAGAGCATTTTGGGACTAAAGTCAAAAATGCATCTGAGTCTTACGGTCTGCTGACCATACAGACTTCAAAAACAGATATAATAGATGTACTGGCTTTTATAAAAGATGATACTATACTTCAGTTTATCTATCTGACGGATATTACAGCTGTACATTACCCTAATCAGGAAGAAGCTTTTGCTGTAGTTTATCATGTGCATAGTCTGGTTCATAATGTACGTATCCGGATCAAAGTTTTTATTGACGGTCAGCATCCTGCGATTCCGTCAGCGACTGTACTTTGGAACGGTGCAAACTGGATGGAGCGCGAAACATATGATTTCTTCGGCATCCATTTCGAAGGACATCCCGATCTCAGAAGAATTTTGAATGTGGATGAAATGACAGTCTTTCCGATGCGAAAAGAATATCCATTGGAAGATCCGAACAGAGTAGATAAGAAGGATTTTTATTTTGGCCGATAA
- a CDS encoding NADH-quinone oxidoreductase subunit B yields MSNVKLAEAPPGVEGSGFFATTLDKAIGLARANSLWPLPFATSCCGIEFMATMGSTYDLARFGAERPSFSPRQADMLLVMGTIAKKMAPVLKQVYVQMAEPRWVIAVGACASSGGIFDTYSVLQGIDEIIPVDVYVPGCPPRPEAILDGVLRLQEIVKNESLNRRNTPEYKALLEKYGIVTDNG; encoded by the coding sequence ATGAGTAATGTCAAGTTGGCTGAAGCTCCTCCGGGAGTAGAAGGATCAGGATTTTTTGCGACAACTTTAGATAAAGCTATCGGTTTGGCACGTGCTAATTCGTTATGGCCATTACCTTTTGCTACTTCTTGCTGTGGTATTGAGTTTATGGCGACAATGGGATCTACTTATGATCTGGCACGTTTCGGAGCTGAAAGACCTAGTTTTTCGCCGAGACAAGCGGATATGTTATTGGTAATGGGAACCATTGCTAAAAAGATGGCTCCCGTTCTGAAGCAGGTATATGTACAGATGGCAGAGCCCCGTTGGGTGATCGCTGTCGGAGCCTGTGCTTCTAGCGGGGGAATTTTCGATACTTACTCCGTATTGCAGGGAATAGATGAGATTATCCCGGTAGATGTATATGTGCCAGGTTGTCCTCCAAGACCAGAAGCTATTTTAGATGGCGTACTGCGCCTTCAGGAGATTGTAAAGAATGAATCTCTTAACAGAAGAAATACACCTGAATATAAAGCATTGTTAGAAAAGTACGGAATAGTAACTGATAATGGATAA
- a CDS encoding NADH-quinone oxidoreductase subunit A — translation METVNLASAPVDYLPILIQLLVAVSFGVGTIIITHMIGPKVRTENKLSSFESGVEVKGNARQPFSIKYFLVAILFVIFDIEVIFMYPWAVNFRSFGMQGLIEMFVFMGLLLLGFIYIIKKRALDWD, via the coding sequence ATGGAAACAGTAAACCTAGCCAGTGCACCCGTCGACTATTTACCTATATTGATACAACTGCTTGTGGCAGTGAGCTTTGGTGTAGGAACGATCATCATTACCCATATGATAGGTCCCAAAGTAAGAACCGAGAATAAACTTTCTTCCTTCGAATCCGGAGTTGAAGTAAAAGGAAATGCCCGTCAACCTTTTTCCATTAAATACTTTCTGGTCGCAATTCTATTTGTCATTTTTGATATAGAAGTGATCTTTATGTACCCTTGGGCAGTCAATTTCAGATCGTTTGGTATGCAGGGTTTGATTGAGATGTTTGTCTTTATGGGACTGCTACTTTTAGGCTTTATTTACATTATCAAAAAGAGAGCTTTGGACTGGGATTAG